A single window of Luteipulveratus halotolerans DNA harbors:
- a CDS encoding TOMM precursor leader peptide-binding protein, with product MSPTDSRSAVILRASPHAPGAVHVSLARLRSVIVAGLEPPDRRVLVELGSTTSSALRAVSSGRTTRPEAAAALRLLASAAEQAAGSEVLTGTVSVTGYGSLRETVAAVVASSGGEVVRDAPTAVRPPVVPTSYAAPDLAVCVSAEVADVARAESWAALGVPVVPVVTHGDRIAVGPVLRPGHGPCAQCLELYRADRDPGRAALGAALLRAPVAADPQPGLGSLAAGLVALIVRGELIGTPAPLGVGQVVSMPHGHVSYHQWSQHPRCPCVTMNA from the coding sequence ATGTCCCCCACCGATTCCCGGTCCGCCGTGATCCTGCGCGCCTCGCCGCACGCCCCCGGCGCTGTGCACGTCAGCCTCGCCCGCCTGCGGTCGGTCATCGTCGCCGGCCTGGAGCCGCCCGACCGCCGCGTCCTCGTCGAGCTCGGCTCCACCACCAGCAGCGCGCTGCGGGCCGTGTCGTCCGGTCGGACCACCCGCCCGGAGGCTGCCGCAGCGCTGCGGCTGCTGGCCAGTGCCGCCGAGCAGGCGGCCGGGTCCGAGGTCCTCACGGGCACGGTCTCGGTGACCGGTTACGGCTCGCTGCGCGAGACCGTCGCCGCAGTCGTCGCGTCGTCCGGTGGCGAGGTGGTCCGCGACGCACCGACGGCGGTTCGACCACCCGTCGTGCCGACCTCGTACGCCGCTCCCGACCTCGCCGTGTGCGTCAGCGCCGAGGTCGCGGACGTGGCCCGCGCCGAGAGCTGGGCCGCGCTCGGCGTCCCCGTCGTGCCGGTCGTCACCCACGGAGACCGCATCGCGGTCGGGCCGGTGCTGCGACCGGGCCACGGCCCGTGCGCTCAGTGCCTCGAGCTGTACCGCGCCGACCGCGACCCGGGGCGAGCCGCGCTCGGCGCCGCTCTGCTACGCGCCCCGGTCGCCGCCGACCCGCAGCCCGGGCTCGGGAGCCTGGCGGCCGGGCTCGTCGCGCTCATCGTCCGGGGCGAGCTGATCGGGACGCCGGCGCCCCTCGGCGTCGGGCAGGTCGTGTCGATGCCCCACGGGCACGTGTCGTATCACCAGTGGTCGCAACATCCTCGGTGCCCGTGCGTGACAATGAACGCATGA
- a CDS encoding DUF2207 family protein — MGAGIALVVLVAAPLVALWWRRRVRAGSVDEYFADLVPGLLPVHGQPARRQHGRRARQMVQDAAVRFDSPQVRPASVGVLTRRRTQAPDLGAAFVDLAIRGHFRIRRPHRREAFAPGDWVLDPTGTTAQWSSLSPAERGVLRALFPIDVPVTIAQRKDWLRTALQGLRTELDQQARDLRWLSGRPLLLSLGVVLALGVLAAAALTFGDHVTLAGVPPLLGSLATISVLVSMVVIALTATPRRTAEGTALAVQISGFGRFLQVAEARRIRFEEAAGLFSRGLPWAVALGLTEHWCRVFRDVLVAAQHSGYAVGDTGITHLDLGWTDGIDVLDGIPDAFDAFADSVESLVDDVTGDVGDLASSADGGDSGGSDSGGGDSGGGGDSGGGGDSGGGGGD, encoded by the coding sequence GTGGGAGCAGGGATCGCGCTGGTGGTGCTGGTCGCCGCACCACTCGTGGCGCTGTGGTGGCGTCGCCGGGTGCGGGCCGGGAGCGTCGACGAGTACTTCGCCGACCTCGTACCTGGCCTGCTCCCGGTGCACGGGCAGCCCGCACGGCGGCAGCACGGGCGACGCGCGCGGCAGATGGTCCAGGACGCGGCCGTGCGGTTCGACTCGCCGCAGGTCCGACCCGCCAGCGTGGGCGTTCTCACCCGACGTCGTACGCAGGCCCCTGACCTCGGCGCGGCGTTCGTCGACCTCGCGATCCGCGGTCACTTCAGGATCAGACGTCCGCACCGGCGTGAGGCGTTCGCGCCCGGCGACTGGGTGCTCGACCCGACCGGCACGACGGCGCAGTGGTCCTCGCTCTCACCCGCTGAGCGGGGCGTCCTGCGGGCGCTGTTCCCCATCGACGTCCCGGTGACGATCGCTCAGCGCAAGGACTGGTTGCGCACCGCCCTCCAGGGCCTGCGCACCGAGCTCGACCAGCAGGCTCGAGACCTGCGCTGGCTGTCCGGCCGGCCGCTGCTGCTCAGCCTGGGCGTCGTCCTCGCACTGGGGGTGCTCGCAGCCGCCGCCCTCACGTTCGGCGACCACGTGACGCTGGCCGGAGTCCCTCCGCTGCTCGGCTCCCTCGCGACGATCAGCGTGCTCGTGTCGATGGTCGTCATCGCCCTCACCGCGACACCGCGTCGTACGGCCGAGGGCACGGCGCTCGCGGTCCAGATCAGCGGGTTCGGCCGTTTCCTGCAGGTGGCCGAGGCGCGCCGGATCAGGTTCGAGGAGGCCGCCGGTCTGTTCAGCCGGGGCCTGCCCTGGGCGGTCGCGCTCGGGCTGACCGAGCACTGGTGCCGGGTGTTCCGCGACGTTCTCGTCGCCGCGCAGCACAGCGGCTACGCCGTCGGCGACACCGGCATCACCCATCTCGACCTCGGCTGGACCGACGGGATCGACGTGCTCGACGGCATCCCGGACGCGTTCGACGCGTTCGCCGACTCGGTCGAGTCGCTGGTCGACGACGTCACCGGCGACGTCGGTGACCTGGCGTCGAGCGCGGACGGCGGCGACTCGGGCGGCAGTGACTCCGGCGGAGGCGACTCGGGAGGGGGAGGTGACTCCGGCGGCGGAGGAGACTCGGGCGGCGGAGGAGGAGACTGA
- a CDS encoding enoyl-CoA hydratase/isomerase family protein → MTDALWWDLPLDDLRAERREIDGRHLAVVTLDLPDKRNAMSDAMTDSWVRLMDALSADTELAAVVVTGAGPAFCAGGNLDWIVADKGSSVADLRRRMLAFYRSWLSIRALEVPTIAAVNGHAIGAGLAVALACDIRYVAQEARLGVPFTHLGLHPGMASTWSLPDVAGLAVARDLLLTGRVIDGDEAVRLGLASRALPSAQVLDEALGAGERIARSAPIASRLTTLALRDGGHAGPEEALQWEALAQAVTLTTDDVHEGIAAAAQKRPARFVGR, encoded by the coding sequence ATGACTGACGCTCTCTGGTGGGACCTTCCCCTCGATGACCTGCGTGCCGAACGCCGTGAGATCGACGGCCGCCACCTCGCGGTCGTCACGCTCGACCTGCCCGACAAGCGCAACGCGATGTCCGACGCGATGACCGACTCCTGGGTGCGGCTGATGGACGCGCTCTCCGCAGACACCGAGCTCGCCGCGGTCGTGGTGACCGGTGCGGGTCCGGCGTTCTGCGCAGGCGGAAACCTGGACTGGATCGTCGCCGACAAGGGCTCTTCGGTGGCCGACCTGCGTCGGCGGATGCTGGCGTTCTACCGGTCGTGGCTGTCGATCCGTGCGCTGGAGGTGCCGACGATCGCCGCGGTCAACGGGCACGCCATCGGCGCCGGGCTCGCCGTCGCGCTGGCCTGCGACATCCGCTACGTCGCGCAGGAGGCCAGGCTCGGTGTGCCGTTCACCCACCTCGGCCTGCACCCCGGTATGGCCAGTACCTGGTCGTTACCCGACGTCGCCGGCCTGGCCGTGGCCCGCGACCTGCTCCTGACCGGCCGGGTGATCGACGGCGACGAGGCCGTACGCCTGGGGCTGGCCTCCCGCGCGCTCCCGTCCGCGCAGGTGCTCGACGAAGCGCTCGGCGCCGGCGAGCGCATCGCGCGGAGCGCGCCCATCGCCTCTCGGCTGACCACGCTCGCGCTGCGCGACGGCGGTCATGCAGGCCCCGAGGAGGCCCTGCAGTGGGAAGCCCTCGCGCAGGCCGTCACGCTCACCACCGACGACGTGCACGAAGGCATCGCAGCCGCCGCTCAGAAGCGCCCGGCGCGGTTCGTGGGGCGTTGA
- a CDS encoding M48 metallopeptidase family protein, with the protein MGEQPLTVRSATEPVVEIRRSARRRRTVSAYRDGDRIIVLVPARLSKAREATLVAEMVDKVQARDRRLRPSDTQLAARAADLSARYLGGLARPASVRWVSNQRSRWGSCTPLDGTIRLSDRLQGMPEWVVDYVLLHELAHLLQPGHGKSFWSLLSGYPHLDRARGFLEGVAHADGSASEPDVDETDEAEDDTGVG; encoded by the coding sequence ATGGGCGAGCAGCCGCTGACGGTCCGCTCCGCCACCGAGCCGGTGGTGGAGATCCGCCGCAGTGCCCGTCGTCGGCGTACGGTCAGCGCCTATCGCGACGGTGATCGCATCATCGTCCTCGTCCCTGCCCGGCTGAGCAAGGCCCGTGAGGCGACGCTGGTCGCCGAGATGGTCGACAAGGTGCAGGCGCGCGACCGCCGGCTGCGCCCGAGCGACACCCAGCTGGCGGCGCGAGCCGCCGACCTGTCCGCGAGATATCTGGGCGGGCTCGCCCGTCCGGCGTCGGTGCGCTGGGTCAGCAACCAGCGTTCGCGGTGGGGCTCGTGCACCCCGCTCGACGGCACGATCCGGCTGTCCGACCGGTTGCAGGGCATGCCCGAGTGGGTCGTCGACTACGTCCTGCTCCACGAGCTCGCTCACCTGCTCCAGCCAGGCCACGGCAAGTCGTTCTGGTCGTTGCTGAGCGGCTATCCGCACCTGGACCGTGCGCGCGGGTTCCTCGAGGGTGTGGCCCACGCTGACGGCTCCGCGTCCGAGCCGGACGTCGACGAGACCGACGAGGCCGAGGACGACACCGGCGTCGGCTGA
- a CDS encoding NUDIX hydrolase, whose product MTTAPEVPAAYVALDADVARLLGEWTPPDAEQQRLRDRFVAHERAHTGATWRDGPAEHFTASTMVLDASLERVLLTLHKKAGIWVQVGGHLEPGDVDVLAAATREAREETGIAGLTLAPHLVQLHEHALPSAFGRCRAHLDLRFAARTEPGAQPVMSDESDDLQWWPVDALPELTDPDMGELVTAARNTFG is encoded by the coding sequence GTGACGACCGCGCCCGAGGTGCCTGCGGCGTACGTGGCCCTCGACGCCGACGTCGCCCGCCTCCTCGGCGAGTGGACGCCACCGGACGCCGAGCAGCAGCGCCTGCGCGACCGGTTCGTCGCGCACGAACGCGCCCACACCGGTGCGACGTGGCGTGACGGCCCGGCCGAGCACTTCACCGCCAGCACGATGGTGCTGGACGCCTCGCTCGAGCGCGTGCTGCTGACGCTGCACAAGAAGGCCGGCATCTGGGTTCAGGTCGGCGGTCACCTCGAGCCGGGTGACGTCGACGTGCTCGCCGCCGCGACCCGCGAGGCCCGTGAGGAGACCGGCATCGCGGGCCTCACCCTGGCCCCGCACCTCGTCCAGCTGCACGAGCACGCCCTGCCTTCGGCGTTCGGGCGCTGCCGCGCTCACCTCGACCTGAGGTTCGCCGCGCGCACTGAGCCGGGGGCTCAGCCGGTCATGTCCGACGAGTCCGACGACCTGCAGTGGTGGCCGGTCGACGCCCTGCCCGAGCTCACCGACCCCGACATGGGCGAGCTGGTCACTGCCGCACGCAACACGTTCGGCTGA
- a CDS encoding zinc-dependent metalloprotease produces MSDTPHLQPSGPGDDDQPDLAEILRALTGGDLSSNPELADALMQMGVQDLDPAMLQMVQAQVQAMMSGPADGSFNVQLATDAARKTVSAAGDSSVSSTTSRDVEQVVQVANLWLDEVTDLQAPTAGARAWSRAEWVEQTMPVWRRLVEPVAVGVGGAIKTAMQQQLGQLGEADLASELGLPPGVDASALVGQMEPMVARMSSAMFGMQVGQAVGALASELVTGTEVGLPLVEGNPIVVLPANVAAFAEGLGIEPGEVHLYLAVREAARARLFDEVSWVAPALIAAVQSYAGDISIDTDRIEEALREADTSDPAAMQSALQGSLFTPEPSEAQQRAVQRIETTLALVEGWVDVVSERATTPHLPHVAALSEAVRRRRASGGPAERVFSSLVGLELRPRRLRDAANLWAALEEAGGAQARDTAWEHPDFAPSGADLDDPLAYVERRTGSAPAAPERDALDDELDKLLAQGRAEMDNDTPTDDGDDESSSRTSE; encoded by the coding sequence GTGTCCGACACCCCGCACCTGCAGCCGAGCGGCCCCGGCGACGACGACCAGCCCGACCTCGCCGAGATCCTGCGAGCGCTCACGGGCGGCGACCTGTCGTCCAACCCCGAGCTGGCCGACGCCCTCATGCAGATGGGTGTTCAGGACCTCGACCCCGCGATGCTGCAGATGGTGCAGGCGCAGGTCCAGGCGATGATGTCGGGTCCGGCCGATGGCTCGTTCAACGTGCAGCTCGCCACCGACGCAGCCCGCAAGACCGTCTCGGCCGCCGGCGACTCCAGTGTCAGCAGCACGACCAGCCGCGATGTCGAGCAGGTCGTGCAGGTCGCCAACCTGTGGCTCGACGAGGTCACCGACCTGCAGGCCCCGACGGCCGGTGCGCGCGCCTGGTCGCGTGCGGAGTGGGTCGAGCAGACCATGCCGGTGTGGCGTCGGCTCGTCGAGCCCGTCGCCGTCGGAGTGGGCGGTGCCATCAAGACCGCCATGCAGCAGCAGCTCGGTCAGCTCGGCGAGGCCGACCTCGCGTCCGAGCTGGGCCTGCCTCCGGGTGTCGACGCGTCAGCGCTCGTCGGCCAGATGGAGCCGATGGTCGCGCGCATGAGCAGTGCGATGTTCGGGATGCAGGTCGGTCAGGCGGTCGGAGCGCTCGCCAGCGAGCTGGTCACCGGCACCGAGGTCGGCCTGCCGCTGGTCGAGGGCAACCCGATCGTCGTGCTGCCCGCCAACGTCGCCGCCTTTGCCGAGGGCCTCGGCATCGAGCCCGGCGAGGTGCACCTCTACCTCGCCGTGCGTGAGGCTGCGCGGGCTCGCCTGTTCGACGAGGTCTCCTGGGTGGCCCCCGCGCTGATCGCGGCCGTGCAGTCCTACGCCGGTGACATCAGCATCGACACCGACCGCATCGAGGAAGCGCTGCGCGAGGCCGACACCTCCGACCCGGCCGCGATGCAGTCGGCGTTGCAGGGCTCGCTGTTCACCCCTGAGCCGAGCGAGGCGCAGCAGCGCGCAGTGCAGCGCATCGAGACCACGCTCGCCCTCGTCGAGGGCTGGGTCGACGTCGTCAGTGAGCGCGCCACGACACCGCACCTCCCCCACGTCGCCGCGCTGTCCGAGGCCGTACGCCGCCGCCGCGCCTCGGGCGGGCCCGCCGAGCGGGTCTTCAGCTCGCTCGTCGGCCTGGAGCTGCGTCCGCGACGACTGCGCGACGCCGCCAACCTGTGGGCGGCGTTGGAGGAGGCGGGCGGTGCCCAAGCGCGCGACACGGCCTGGGAGCACCCCGACTTCGCGCCCTCCGGAGCCGACCTGGACGACCCGCTCGCCTACGTCGAACGACGCACGGGCAGCGCCCCGGCCGCGCCCGAGCGCGACGCCTTGGATGACGAGCTCGACAAGCTGCTCGCCCAGGGACGCGCCGAGATGGACAACGACACACCCACCGACGACGGCGACGACGAGTCGTCGTCCCGGACGTCGGAGTGA
- a CDS encoding NAD(P)H-binding protein yields MVVTHAGTPAGAAVVRALVSGAAGAPTPVVALASSERPAPDDLPGDLVRLVEDADLVVPTVADHLSGARAVVHVLAPDDLAGELADHGRRERLTREIQTLVLAGAATGVRHLVLVTSAMVCGASADNDLPLPEDAVRAAGSASGLVADLVAAEEALESAAAIHPGLTTTIVRPATLVGGTDTIITRHVAAPRLLRLKDSAPAWQLCHVDDLGAAISYVVSAQLAPVVTVGCEGWLDQDRFEELTALRTVELSTAAATGIAHRLHRIGSLPSPATDLSYVAQPWAVGSSRLRAEGWRPAYDNSTCVEVLLDDARAHRMGATRRFDRKDGAAIGAASAAVAVGATAAIMRRRRKKGST; encoded by the coding sequence GTGGTGGTCACCCACGCCGGTACGCCGGCGGGTGCGGCGGTCGTGCGCGCTCTCGTCTCGGGCGCGGCCGGTGCGCCAACCCCGGTGGTCGCGCTCGCGTCATCGGAGCGCCCGGCGCCCGACGACCTGCCCGGCGATCTGGTCCGGCTCGTCGAGGACGCCGACCTGGTCGTGCCGACCGTCGCCGACCACCTCAGCGGAGCTCGGGCGGTGGTCCACGTCCTCGCGCCTGACGACCTCGCCGGCGAGCTCGCCGACCACGGCCGCCGCGAGCGGCTGACCCGAGAGATCCAGACGCTGGTGCTCGCCGGGGCCGCCACCGGCGTACGGCACCTCGTGCTGGTGACCAGCGCGATGGTCTGCGGCGCGAGCGCCGACAACGACCTGCCGTTGCCCGAGGACGCCGTGCGCGCTGCAGGCTCCGCGTCGGGCCTGGTCGCCGACCTGGTCGCTGCCGAGGAGGCGCTCGAGAGCGCCGCAGCGATCCACCCGGGCCTCACCACCACGATCGTGCGTCCGGCCACCCTCGTCGGCGGCACCGACACGATCATCACCCGGCACGTCGCCGCGCCCAGGTTGTTGCGGCTGAAGGACTCGGCTCCGGCATGGCAGCTGTGCCATGTCGACGACCTGGGCGCCGCGATCTCGTACGTCGTCTCCGCGCAGCTGGCACCGGTCGTCACCGTCGGGTGCGAGGGATGGCTGGACCAGGACCGTTTCGAAGAGCTCACCGCCCTGCGCACGGTCGAGCTCAGTACGGCCGCGGCGACGGGTATCGCCCACCGGCTGCACCGCATCGGCTCGCTGCCGTCACCGGCCACCGACCTCAGCTACGTCGCGCAGCCGTGGGCGGTCGGCAGCTCGCGGCTGCGCGCGGAGGGCTGGCGGCCGGCGTACGACAACAGCACCTGCGTCGAGGTGCTGCTCGACGACGCGCGGGCGCACCGCATGGGGGCAACACGCAGGTTCGACCGCAAGGATGGGGCGGCGATCGGAGCCGCCAGTGCCGCCGTGGCCGTCGGCGCGACGGCCGCGATCATGCGCAGACGTCGGAAGAAGGGCAGTACGTGA
- a CDS encoding molybdopterin synthase catalytic subunit, whose translation MSQQVSAERDPRIRLLDVVDRPLSVDEALDAVRDPAAGGIALFVGVVREQDHDKPVAALDYSSHPTAVAALEAAADQVLRDDVVGLAAVHRTGHLAIGETAVVVAVSAAHRGPALEVCRDMIDTLKRTVPIWKHQQFSDGSDEWVGLP comes from the coding sequence GTGAGTCAGCAGGTCTCCGCCGAGCGCGATCCGCGCATCCGGCTCCTGGACGTCGTCGACCGGCCGTTGTCGGTCGACGAGGCACTCGACGCCGTCCGTGACCCGGCAGCAGGCGGCATCGCGCTCTTCGTCGGTGTCGTGCGCGAGCAGGACCACGACAAGCCGGTCGCCGCGCTCGACTACTCCTCGCACCCCACGGCCGTGGCGGCCCTGGAGGCTGCCGCCGATCAGGTGCTGCGCGACGACGTCGTCGGGCTCGCCGCGGTCCACCGCACAGGGCACCTCGCGATCGGCGAGACGGCGGTGGTCGTGGCCGTGAGCGCTGCGCATCGCGGGCCCGCCCTCGAGGTGTGCCGCGACATGATCGACACTCTCAAGCGCACGGTGCCGATCTGGAAGCACCAGCAGTTCAGTGACGGGAGCGATGAGTGGGTGGGACTGCCATGA